The DNA region CAGCCGGTCGCGGACTCACGGGTGCCGTAGAACACCGTCTTGGCGATGGTGTCGCGGTCGATCGCCATCGACAGGCCCTGGAGGACCTTGATGTCGGTCTTCTTCCACTGCGGCTGGTAGAAGGCGAAGTTGACCGTGTTGAGCGCCGAGTAGTCGGAGACGATGGCGCGGTCACCGAAGTCGTTCTTGAAGTTGGCGAGCTCGCTGTTCGGCACGATCGGCATCGTGTCGACGTTGTCCGACTTCAGGTCGGCGTAGGCCGCCGTGTCCTTGGTGTAGGCCTTGAAGTCGATGCCGCCGTTCTTCGGCTTGTCCTCGCCCTTGTAGCCGGGCCAGGTGCGCACCGAGATCAGCTTCTTGCGGTCCCACTTGGCGAACTTGTAGGGACCGTTGCCGACGGGGGCCTCGCCGTACTTCTTCGGGTCCTTCAGGGCGGCCGCGGGCAGCGGGAAGAAGGGCTTGTAGACCAGCTTGTACTGGTAGTACGGGATGCCGTTCTTCAGCGTGATGGTGAAGGTGTTCTCATCGACGACCTTCAGGCCGGACATGGCCTTCTTCTTGGCCTTGCCCTTGGCCGGGTGGACGTCGTCGTAGCCGACGATGTCGCGGTACCAGGCGCTGTTCTGCTGGCCGTTGGCCGGGTCCGCGGCCCAGTTCCAGGCGTCCACGTACGACTTCGCCGTGACCGGCGTGTTGTCGTGGAACTTCCAGCCCTTCTTGAGCTTGACGGTCCACACCTTGTTCGCCTTGTCGGGCGTGACCGACTCGGCGTTCTCGTAGGTGATGTTGCCCTGCTTGTCGTAGTGGACAAGCCCCGTGAAGAGCGCGTCGATGACGACGCTGCCGTACGCCTCCATGGTGTTGGAGGGCTGCAGCAGGTTCTGCGGCTCACCGTTGGCGTAGCTGACGATCCCCTTCGGGTCGACCTTGCCGCTGCCCTTGTCGTCGTCGCCGCCACCACAGGCAGTAGCGGTAAGCGCCACAACACCGGCTATGGCGACCCACTTGGCGCTCTTGGCACCACGCATGGGGTTCCTCCTCATGAGTCCACTTGTTCACTACGAGAGGGGGTACGCAGAGCAGCGCCGCCACCCCTGACGGCGAAGATCGAGTACCCCAGTGTGCTCGTGAGTCGGCGCTCCCCACAGCGCGTGACCCATTGACCCGAGCTATACGCGGTCAACTATTAGCCATGAGGTACGGCCCGACCACACCCTTTTGGTCTCGGTTCAATCACACCTGACACGTACAACTTCCAAAATCCGGACAAACCGATCCCAGATAGATGGTTGCGAAACGGACGTGTTACACATCTAACGGTCAAGTGGGTCCGCATACCGGACAGATCGCGGGTGAAAACCGGTTGCCAGGCGACCGTCGACGGCCCCCCGGGGTCGACGCGCGTCACCTCGCAACCGTATCGCCCGCCGCGACGCGAGAGGCCGGTTTCCCCGCACACGTCGTGTGCGGGGAAACCGGCCTCAGCGACCGAGGGGGCGCGGGGCTCGGCAGGCCGAGCCCCGCCCGCGTGGCTCAGCTGTGCTTGGCGCGCGAAGCCGTGCGGCCGCGCTCCTTCTGGTCCAGGACGACCTTGCGGATGCGCACGGCCTCCGGGGTCACCTCGACGCACTCGTCGTCGCGGCAGAACTCCAGGGACTGCTCCAGGGAGAGCTTGCGCGGCGGGACGATCGCCTCGAATGAGTCGGCCGAGGAGGAGCGCATGTTGGTGAGCTTCTTCTCCTTGGTGATGTTCACGTCCATGTCGTCGGAGCGCGAGTTCTCGCCGACGATCATGCCCTCGTACACCTCGGTGCCGGGCTCGGTGAACAGCACGCCGCGCTCCTGGAGGTTCGTCATCGCGAACGCGGTGACGGCGCCGGCGCGGTCGGCGACCAGGGAGCCGTTGTTACGGGTCGTCAGCGTGCCGAACCACGGCTCGTGGCCTTCGTGGATGGAGTGCGCGATGCCCGTACCGCGGGTGTTGGTCAGGAACTCCGTACGGAAGCCGATGAGGCCGCGGGACGGGACGACGAACTCCATGCGCACCCAGCCGGAGCCGTGGTTGGACATGTTGTCCATGCGGCCCTTGCGGACGCCCATGAGCTGCGTGACCGCGCCCATGTGCTCCTCGGGCACGTCGATGGTCATGCGCTCGACGGGCTCGTACGTCTTGCCGTCGACCTCCTTGGTGACCACCTGCGGCTTGCCGATGGTCATCTCGAAGCCCTCGCGGCGCATCTGCTCGACCAGGATGGCGAGCGCCAGCTCGCCGCGGCCCTGCACCTCCCAGGCGTCGGGGCGCGCGGTGTCGAGGACCCGCAGCGAGACGTTGCCGATCAGCTCGCGGTCCAGGCGGTCCTTGACCTGGCGGGCGGTCACCTTGCGGTCCTTGACGGCCGCCTTCGCGTCCGCGCCCTTGCCGGTGCCGCCGCGGCCGACCAGCGGCGAGGTGTTCGTGCCGATGGTCATGGAGATCGCGGGCTCGTCGACCGTGATCAGCGGGAGCGCGATCGGGTTCTCGGGGTCGGCGAGGGTCTCGCCGATCATGATGTCCGGGATGCCGGCGACGGCGCAGATGTCGCCGGGCCCGGCGACCTCCGCGGGCTTGCGGGTGAGCGCCTCGGTCATCATCAGCTCGGTGATGCGGACGTTGGCGATCGAGCCGTCGCGCTTGATCCAGGCCACGGTCTGGCCCTTGCGCAGCTCGCCCTGCTCGACGCGGAGCAGCGCGATGCGGCCGAGGAAGTTGTCGGCGTCCAGGTTGGTGACGTGGGCCTGGAGCGGCGCGGTCTCGTCGTACTCGGGGGCCGGGACGTGCTCCAGGAGCGTGGTGAAGAACGGCTCCAGGTTCGTGCTGTCGGCCGGGACGGTGCCGTCCTCCGGCTTCGTCAGCGAGGCCACGCCGTCACGGCCGCAGGCGTAGACGATGGGGAACTCGATCTGGTCCTCGTCGGCGTCCAGGTCGAGGAAGAGGTCGTACGTCTCGTTCACGACCTCGTCGATGCGCGAGTCCGGACGGTCCGTCTTGTTGATGCAGAGGATGACGGGCAGGCGCTGCATCAGGGCCTTGCGGAGCACGAAGCGGGTCTGCGGCAGCGGGCCCTCGGAGGCGTCGACGAGGAGGACGACCGCGTCCACCATCGACAGACCGCGCTCGACCTCGCCGCCGAAGTCGGCGTGGCCGGGGGTGTCGATGATGTTGATCGTGATCGGGTCGCCACCGTCCTTCGGGTGGTACTTGACCGCGGTGTTCTTGGCCAGGATCGTGATGCCCTTCTCACGCTCCAGGTCGTTGCTGTCCATCATGCGGTCGTCGAGGGACTCGGCGGCGTGCGCGGCGAAGGCGCCCGCCTGCTTGAGCATGGCGTCGACGATGGTCGTCTTGCCGTGGTCGACGTGGGCGACGATGGCGACGTTACGGATGTCGTGGCGCGTGGGCATGCGAGGTGCGCTTCTCCCGGGAGGCTTGGACGGCGGCGCGTACGTCCATTTCGTACGCGTGCCCTGCCGGGCAGACGTGCCACGGCCTTACCCCATCCTACGGTGCCTCGCCGGGGGCGGCTTGTCGGGCTCCTCGGCGGCACCGGAACGAAGGGTTCCGCCAGGCCGGGGGCGCCGTGGTCGCGGCCTCCGGCCCGGCTCGTCCCCGGGTGCCGGGCGGGCTCAATCCTGCTTCGGCCGCGCGCCCGCCTTCGCTCCCGGCTTCAGGAAGCCCATGTCCTGGTAGACCGGGGTCTCGAAGCCGAAGGCGCCCGCGTTCGCGAGGTCGGTGCGGGCCGCCACCAGTTGGGGGCGCTGATAGAGGGGGACGGAGCCCGCCGCCGCCCAGATGCGGGCGTCGACCTTCTTGACCAGGGAGCGGTTCTCGGACTCGTCCAGCTCGCTCACCGCCTGGTCGAACAGCTGATCGATGTGGTCGGTGCCGACCCGGGTGTAGTTCTGCTCGACGTTCAGGGAGCCGTCCGCCGCGGGCACCGGCTTGGCGAAGATCGGGCGGGCGTCGGTCGCGGGGAACGCGGACGCGGGCCAGGAGTACAGCGCCAGGTCGTACTGGCCGGACGCGATGTGGTCCTTGAAGTAGCTGTCGTCGGCGACCTTGGCGATCTCCGTGCGCACCCCGACGCGCTGCAGCATCCGCGAGATCCGCTCGGCGACCCCGCGCAGCGACTCCGAGCCCGGCCCGGAGGGGAGCACGAAGCGCAGCGTGAGCGCCTTGCCGTCCTTGGCCAGCGGTCCCGCCGCGGCACCCTTGGCGGCCTTGGGGGCGGCGGTGCCCTTGGGGGCGTACGCACCCGGGGCGCCGCCTTGGGCCTGCTTCTTCGCCTGCTGCTTGGCGTGGCCGCCGGGGTCCTTCTTCTGCTCCTTGTCGGCCTCGCGGCGCGCGGTGAGGGCGTCGGCCTGGCGCATCAGGACGGACTGCTGGTACGCGGCGGCGCGGGCGGGGCCGAGGAGGGCGGCGGTGCGGGGGTCGCCGGGCTTCTGGTCGTCCTCGCCGACGATGTAGGTGCCGTCGTCGGAGTCCGAGTCCGAGCCGGAGCCCCTGTCCGAGCCGGAGTCGGCGTTCGAGCCGGAGGCGGAGTCGCTCTCGGAGGCCTCCGATCCCGCGTCACCTCCGTCGCCGCCCTTCTTCTTGCTCTCGCCCTCCTCCTTGTCCCCCTTGTCCCCCTTCTCCCCCGTCTCCTTGCCCTTCTCCTTGAGCGGGCCGCCCGGGGTCCAGCCCGCGTCGGCGAGGAGGGCGGAGGCCTCCGCGGTGTCCTGGTCGCCGAGGGCGCCGCTGTTGTCGGCGTAGGCGTCCTGACCGGCGAGGGCGAGGTGGCTGCCGACGGGCTCGGCGGGCAGGCCGAGGGGCTTCAGAACCGTTTTTGCGAGTTCGTCGCGGTTCAGGGCGCGGGCGACGGCGCGGCGGACGCGGTCGTCGGCGAGGGGGCCCTCGGAGCCGTTGAGGGCGAGCTGGGTGTAGGCGGGTTCGAGGGACTTGCGGACCTCGTAGCCGCGCAGCCCCGACTGTTCCTCGGCGTACCGCTCGACGGCCTTGCGGTTCTTCTCGCGAGCCCGCTGCTCGATGTCCGCGGCCTCCTCGTCGGAGCCGTGGGCGCGGGCCCAGGAGCGCAGGGCGGCGGCCGGGGTGAGGGCGGCGCCGGGGCCGTGGGCGAGCGGGCCCCGGGCGCCCTTGTCGCGGGCGGCGAGGGCGATGCGGCCCGCCTCGTCGGCGTCGACCTCGGCGAGGTCGACCTTGCCCGCGGCGAGGGCGGCGGCGCGCTTGCCGCGGGGGACCTCGCGCAGGACCAGCTTGTCGAGCTTGGCGGGGCTGCCCCACCAGCGGGCGCTGCGCCGCAGGGTCAGCTCGCCGTCGGCGCGGTCGACGCCCTTCAGGGTGAAGGGGCCCGCGGTGACCTTGAGCTTGGTCCGGGCGCCGTCGTTGAAGGAGTCCGGGGTGCCCATGACGTCCTTCGGGTACAGCGGGGAGAACAGGGAGCGCCAGTCCGCGTAGGGCTTGGCGAAGGTGACGCGCACCTCCAGGTTGTTGGCGCCGCGTTCGATCTTGCCGATGCGGTCGTAGCCGGCGTTGCGGGCCGTCCAGTACGCGCTGTCCTTGCCGGAGAGGGCACGCCACTGGGCGGCGAAGTCGTCGGCGCCGATCTCGCGGCCGTCGCTCCACACCGCCTGCTGGTTCAGCTTGTAGAGCACGACCTGCTGGGGCTCGCGCTCGACGACCTTCGCGGACTCCAGGAAGTCGGCGTCGACCTGGGGACGGCCGCGGGAGTCGAGGCGGAACATCGACGGGAGTACGGCGCCTGCGACGCGGGTGGTGGCCTCGTCGGCGTCGGACTGGAAGGAGTTGAAGGTCTCGGGGAGGGCGTCCACGGCCCACTTCAGCGAGCCGCCGTCGGCGATCCGGTCCCGGGCCGCGGGGGCGATGTCCTGCCCGGCCGTCGGGGCGCTCGACTCCTCGCCCGAGCCGCACCCCGTGAGGGCGGGCAGCGCGAGGACTCCGGCGGCGAGGAACACGGCGGATCGGGCCGTGGCCGCCGGGCGGACCGGTCGCGGCCTGGCGCGGTCGAGGGGCATGACGGGTACCTCCGGGGGTTGCCCGTGCGGGGTGCACGTTTGGCGGTATCACGGGGGAAATATGGAGTTGATCACACGTATGCCATCCACTGAACGGGACGGAGTTCCGGCGGGGGCGCCGACACGACGGGGTGCCCCACGCAAGCCACCCGTGCGGCGCAACGGGCCTGCGGCCGCGGCTGCCTCACCCCGGTCGGTCCGGCCCGACGGGTCTTTGGCCGTGAGCCGGCGTGGCCCCGATCGCGCCGCGCGCCCGCCCTCAGACGCCGGGCGGGCTTTCTCCCACCCGCCCGCCGAACTCGACCGGACCACCACGGGACGCGCTGCGGGCCATTTTGAGCCCGTCCGGCGATCGAGTACGAGCGCGGAGCGCGATCGGGGGCGCCCCGGCGCACAGCCGGAGAACCCCAGCCCCCGGGCGCCCCCGTCCGACCAGGCGCCCCGCCAGAGGCCTCACTCGGAGGGGGCGAATCCACGCACATGGGTTCCCAACACGGGATGTGAGGAGCGACACTCTCAGGCGCATGAGCGTTGCCACCGCACCTGTGAAGTGAGGGCAAGTCATGGCTCTGCACGATGATCTGACGGCCATTCAGCGCTGCGTGGACGACCTGGTCCGCACCGTGGGCAAGATCGAGCAGCGCACCGACACGGAACTCGCGGGCGTCGACTTCCGCCGCGTCCGCATGGACACCGAGCACCTGCGCGAGAGCGTCGCCCTGCTGCGCGCCGCCGCCACCTCCGCCGCGCCGCCACCCTCCCCGCCCGCACCCCCGAAGACCCGCCCCGAGCTGGTCACCATCCCGGACACGCCGTACGACCGATCCCTGTGGACGGACTCGGACGACGAGGGGCTGGGCGCCCGCGACCGCCGAGCGCCCTAGCGGCCCCCGCGACAATCCGCCCGTCGACGAAGGAGTGGAGCCTCGTTGGCCACTGGCACGGAACCCCATCTGAAGAAGGGCACGGGCCCCGGCGGCGTACGGCACGGCACGCGCGCCGCCATCACCGCTGCCCATTTGCGGACGGACCGCTGGTGGCTGCAGCCCGCCGCGACCGCCGCCGGACTGTTCGCCTTCGTCGTGTACTCGACGTGGCGGGCGTTCGCGAACGCCGACTACTACGAGGCGCCCTACGTCTCGCCGTTCTACTCCCCGTGCATCGCGGAGAATTGCGAGCCCATGAAGAACGGGCCCAACTGGGAGATCTTCGGCAGCTGGTGGGGCCTCTCCCCCGCGCTGCTCATTCTCGTCTTCCCACTGGGTTTCCGCCTCACCTGCTACTACTACCGCAAGGCGTACTACCGCGGCTTCTGGGCGTCACCGCCCGCCTGCGCGGTGGCGGAACCGCACGCGAAGTACACGGGCGAGACGCGTTTCCCGCTGATCCTGCAGAACATCCACCGGTACTTCTTCTACGCGGCGGTTCCGGTCGCGGGCATCCTCACGTACGACACCGTCCTCACCTTCCGCAACGAGGACTACGAGTGGGGGCACATGGGGCTCGGCACCCTCGTGTTCCTGGTGAACATCACGCTCATCTGGGCGTACACGCTCTCCTGCCACTCCTGCCGGCACATCGTCGGCGGCAAGCTCAAGCACTTCTCCAAGCATCCGGTGCGCTATCGGATGTGGCGCTGGGTCGGCTGGCTGAACGGCCGTCACATGCTGCTCGCCTGGGCGTCGTTGATCAGCGTCGCGCTCGCCGATTTCTACGTGTATCTGATCGCTTCGGGTGCTTTCGATGATCCGACCCTCTTCTAGCAGAGCAAAGGGTGCTTCTGATGTCTCAGGTGGAGCGGCAGCAGTGGGACGTCGTGGTCGTGGGCGCCGGTGGCGCCGGGCTGCGGGCTGCCATCGAGGCGCGTGAGCAGGGCGCCCGCACGGCCGTGATCTGCAAGTCGCTGTTCGGCAAGGCCCATACGGTGATGGCCGAGGGCGGCATCGCGGCGTCCATGGGCAATGTGAACTCCGGCGACAACTGGCAGGTGCACTTCCGCGACACCCTGCGCGGCGGCAAGTTCCTCAACCAGTGGCGGATGGCGGAGCTGCACGCCCGCGAGGCCCCCGACCGGGTGTGGGAACTGGAGACGTGGGGCGCGCTCTTCGACCGGACGAAGGACGGCCGGATCTCGCAGCGGAACTTCGGCGGCCACGAGTATCCGCGCCTCGCGCACGTCGGCGACCGGACCGGACTCGAACTCATCCGCACGCTCCAGCAGAAGATCGTCGCCCTGCAACAGGAGGACGAGCGCGAATTCGGCGACTACGAGGCCCGGTTGAAGGTCTTCCAGGAGTGCACGGTCACCCGCGTCCTGAAAGAACACGGCCTGAAGGAAGGCGAGCGGGTCTCGGGCGCCTTCTGCTACGAACGCGAGAGCGGGCGCTTCTTCGTCATCGAGGCACCGAGCGTGGTGCTCGCCACCGGCGGCATCGGCAAGTCCTTCAAGGTGACGTCGAATTCGTGGGAGTACACCGGTGACGGGCACGCCCTCGCGCTCCTTGCCGGGGCTCCGCTCCTGAACATGGAATTCGTGCAGTTCCATCCGACCGGAATGGTCTGGCCGCCGTCGGTGAAGGGCATCCTCGTCACCGAGTCCGTGCGCGGCGACGGCGGCGTCCTGCGCAATTCCGAGGGCAAACGCTTCATGTTCGACTACATCCCGGACGTCTTCAAGGAGAAGTACGCGCAGTCGGAGGCCGAGGGCGACCGCTGGTACGACGACCCGGACAACAACCGCCGACCGCCCGAGCTGCTCCCCCGCGACGAGGTGGCCCGCGCCATCAACTCCGAGGTGAAGGCGGGCCGCGGCTCCCCGCACGGCGGGGTGTTCCTGGACGTGTCCACGCGCATGCCCGCCGAGGTCATCCGGCGCCGACTGCCGTCCATGTACCACCAGTTCAAGGAGCTGGCCGACGTCGACATCACAGCCGAGGCGATGGAGGTCGGGCCGACCTGTCACTACGTGATGGGCGGCATCGCCGTCGAGTCGGACACGGCGGCGGCGCGCGGCGTGCCGGGCCTGTTCGCGGCCGGTGAGGTCGCGGGCGGCATGCACGGCTCGAACCGGCTCGGCGGCAACTCGCTCTCGGACCTCCTGGTGTTCGGGCGCCGGGCCGGTCTCTACGCGGCGCGGTACGCGGACGGCCTGGCCACCGCCCCGGTCGTGGACGACGCGCAGGTGGACGCGGCGGCCGCCGAGGCGCTGCGCCCGTTCAGCGCGGAGGGCCCCGACGCGGGCACGGTGCCCGAGAACCCGTACACCCTGCACCAGGAACTCCAGCAGACGATGAACGACCTGGTCGGCATCATCCGGCGCGAGGGCGAGATGGCCGCGGCCCTGGAGAAGCTGGCGGAACTGCGACGGCGCGCCCGCAGGGCCGGGGTCGAGGGGCACCGCCAGTTCAACCCGGGCTGGCACCTGGCGCTCGACCTGCGCAACATGCTCCTGGTGAGCGAGTGCGTGGCGCGGGCGGCCCTGGAGCGCACGGAGAGCCGCGGCGGGCACACCCGCGAGGACCATCCCGGCATGAACCGCGAGTGGCGCCGCGTGAACCTGCTGTGCTCCCTCGCCGACCCGACGGGCGCCCTCGCGGTGAGCGACCCGGAGCGCGGCCAGATCGACCTCACCCGGGTCACGACCGACCCCATCCGCCCCGACCTGCTCGCCCTCTTCGACAAGGAGGAGCTGGTCAAGTACCTCGCCGAAGAGGAGCTCTACGAGTGAGTACGAGGACGACTTCCGGCACGGGTTCCAGCGCGGCCGGGAACGAGAGCGGGGCGGCCGGCGGCGAGGGTTCGGGGGCGTACGACGCGCGCTTCCGGGTCTGGCGCGGCGATGTCGACGGCGGTGACCTGAAGGACTTCACCGTCCAGGTCAACGACGGCGAGGTGGTCCTCGACATCATCCACCGGCTCCAGGCCACCCAGGCCCCCGACCTCGCCGTGCGGTGGAACTGCAAGGCGGGCAAGTGCGGTTCGTGCTCGGCGGAGATCAACGGGCGGCCGCGGCTGATGTGCATGACCCGCATGTCGGTGTTCGCCCGCGACGAGGTCATCACGGTGACGCCGCTGCGCGCCTTCCCGGTGGTGCGGGACCTGGTGACGGACGTGGGCTTCAACTACACCAAGGCCAGGGAGGTCCCCGCGTTCGTACCGCCGAAGGAGCTCGGCCCCGGCGAGTACCGCATGATGCAGGAGGACGTGGACCGCTCCCAGGAGTTCCGCAAGTGCATCGAGTGCTTCCTGTGCCAGGACACCTGCCATGTGGTGCGTGACCACGAGGAGAACAAGACGGCCTTCGCCGGGCCCCGCTTTTTGATGCGCGTCGCCGAGCTCGACATGCATCCCCTGGACGCCGCCGCCGACACCGGCCTGGACCGCAAGGCGAC from Streptomyces flavofungini includes:
- a CDS encoding succinate dehydrogenase/fumarate reductase iron-sulfur subunit; this encodes MSTRTTSGTGSSAAGNESGAAGGEGSGAYDARFRVWRGDVDGGDLKDFTVQVNDGEVVLDIIHRLQATQAPDLAVRWNCKAGKCGSCSAEINGRPRLMCMTRMSVFARDEVITVTPLRAFPVVRDLVTDVGFNYTKAREVPAFVPPKELGPGEYRMMQEDVDRSQEFRKCIECFLCQDTCHVVRDHEENKTAFAGPRFLMRVAELDMHPLDAAADTGLDRKATAQEEHGLGYCNITKCCTEVCPEGIHITDNALIPLKERAVDRKYDPLVWLGNKIRRRPTA
- a CDS encoding ABC transporter family substrate-binding protein is translated as MPLDRARPRPVRPAATARSAVFLAAGVLALPALTGCGSGEESSAPTAGQDIAPAARDRIADGGSLKWAVDALPETFNSFQSDADEATTRVAGAVLPSMFRLDSRGRPQVDADFLESAKVVEREPQQVVLYKLNQQAVWSDGREIGADDFAAQWRALSGKDSAYWTARNAGYDRIGKIERGANNLEVRVTFAKPYADWRSLFSPLYPKDVMGTPDSFNDGARTKLKVTAGPFTLKGVDRADGELTLRRSARWWGSPAKLDKLVLREVPRGKRAAALAAGKVDLAEVDADEAGRIALAARDKGARGPLAHGPGAALTPAAALRSWARAHGSDEEAADIEQRAREKNRKAVERYAEEQSGLRGYEVRKSLEPAYTQLALNGSEGPLADDRVRRAVARALNRDELAKTVLKPLGLPAEPVGSHLALAGQDAYADNSGALGDQDTAEASALLADAGWTPGGPLKEKGKETGEKGDKGDKEEGESKKKGGDGGDAGSEASESDSASGSNADSGSDRGSGSDSDSDDGTYIVGEDDQKPGDPRTAALLGPARAAAYQQSVLMRQADALTARREADKEQKKDPGGHAKQQAKKQAQGGAPGAYAPKGTAAPKAAKGAAAGPLAKDGKALTLRFVLPSGPGSESLRGVAERISRMLQRVGVRTEIAKVADDSYFKDHIASGQYDLALYSWPASAFPATDARPIFAKPVPAADGSLNVEQNYTRVGTDHIDQLFDQAVSELDESENRSLVKKVDARIWAAAGSVPLYQRPQLVAARTDLANAGAFGFETPVYQDMGFLKPGAKAGARPKQD
- a CDS encoding fumarate reductase/succinate dehydrogenase flavoprotein subunit — its product is MSQVERQQWDVVVVGAGGAGLRAAIEAREQGARTAVICKSLFGKAHTVMAEGGIAASMGNVNSGDNWQVHFRDTLRGGKFLNQWRMAELHAREAPDRVWELETWGALFDRTKDGRISQRNFGGHEYPRLAHVGDRTGLELIRTLQQKIVALQQEDEREFGDYEARLKVFQECTVTRVLKEHGLKEGERVSGAFCYERESGRFFVIEAPSVVLATGGIGKSFKVTSNSWEYTGDGHALALLAGAPLLNMEFVQFHPTGMVWPPSVKGILVTESVRGDGGVLRNSEGKRFMFDYIPDVFKEKYAQSEAEGDRWYDDPDNNRRPPELLPRDEVARAINSEVKAGRGSPHGGVFLDVSTRMPAEVIRRRLPSMYHQFKELADVDITAEAMEVGPTCHYVMGGIAVESDTAAARGVPGLFAAGEVAGGMHGSNRLGGNSLSDLLVFGRRAGLYAARYADGLATAPVVDDAQVDAAAAEALRPFSAEGPDAGTVPENPYTLHQELQQTMNDLVGIIRREGEMAAALEKLAELRRRARRAGVEGHRQFNPGWHLALDLRNMLLVSECVARAALERTESRGGHTREDHPGMNREWRRVNLLCSLADPTGALAVSDPERGQIDLTRVTTDPIRPDLLALFDKEELVKYLAEEELYE
- a CDS encoding peptide ABC transporter substrate-binding protein, whose product is MRGAKSAKWVAIAGVVALTATACGGGDDDKGSGKVDPKGIVSYANGEPQNLLQPSNTMEAYGSVVIDALFTGLVHYDKQGNITYENAESVTPDKANKVWTVKLKKGWKFHDNTPVTAKSYVDAWNWAADPANGQQNSAWYRDIVGYDDVHPAKGKAKKKAMSGLKVVDENTFTITLKNGIPYYQYKLVYKPFFPLPAAALKDPKKYGEAPVGNGPYKFAKWDRKKLISVRTWPGYKGEDKPKNGGIDFKAYTKDTAAYADLKSDNVDTMPIVPNSELANFKNDFGDRAIVSDYSALNTVNFAFYQPQWKKTDIKVLQGLSMAIDRDTIAKTVFYGTRESATGWVAKGVKGYQDDACGKFCKFDPKAAKASIEAGGGVPGNKIQIQYNADQPHKDWVVAVCNSITKATGVKCTGDAVTDFAADTEIRDQKKVKSMYRSGWVLDYPFNGNFLADLYGTGVDGNKGGFSDPKFDKLTAEADKAKTIDESAELYQKAEKELVNSFPGIPLWYNKTLSAYSNNVKKIEFDQAGDPILSDVEVFEK
- the typA gene encoding translational GTPase TypA, with the protein product MPTRHDIRNVAIVAHVDHGKTTIVDAMLKQAGAFAAHAAESLDDRMMDSNDLEREKGITILAKNTAVKYHPKDGGDPITINIIDTPGHADFGGEVERGLSMVDAVVLLVDASEGPLPQTRFVLRKALMQRLPVILCINKTDRPDSRIDEVVNETYDLFLDLDADEDQIEFPIVYACGRDGVASLTKPEDGTVPADSTNLEPFFTTLLEHVPAPEYDETAPLQAHVTNLDADNFLGRIALLRVEQGELRKGQTVAWIKRDGSIANVRITELMMTEALTRKPAEVAGPGDICAVAGIPDIMIGETLADPENPIALPLITVDEPAISMTIGTNTSPLVGRGGTGKGADAKAAVKDRKVTARQVKDRLDRELIGNVSLRVLDTARPDAWEVQGRGELALAILVEQMRREGFEMTIGKPQVVTKEVDGKTYEPVERMTIDVPEEHMGAVTQLMGVRKGRMDNMSNHGSGWVRMEFVVPSRGLIGFRTEFLTNTRGTGIAHSIHEGHEPWFGTLTTRNNGSLVADRAGAVTAFAMTNLQERGVLFTEPGTEVYEGMIVGENSRSDDMDVNITKEKKLTNMRSSSADSFEAIVPPRKLSLEQSLEFCRDDECVEVTPEAVRIRKVVLDQKERGRTASRAKHS